In the genome of Etheostoma spectabile isolate EspeVRDwgs_2016 unplaced genomic scaffold, UIUC_Espe_1.0 scaffold00569600, whole genome shotgun sequence, the window TCACGCTGAACCAGTCTCACATCTGGTCTTCCATCTTCGAAAATCATTTCAGATCTTGGGTTTTTCACTTTGAGTGGCAGGACAACATTTactgcaactcttttttttaatttttaggcATTTCTTAAAACATTGCAGCCAATGGATTGTTCCCCAATTTTtagatatattaaaaaaagcaattataATTTCATTTATCTGTATAAGTATTGTAAGTAGTTGTCTGTAGCTcttactttgagctttttaataGTAACCACACAGcactccaaagaaaaaaaaaacacaagtgtgaAATCGGTTGAGTCCACAGAAATGATGGGAAAACCCTTTCACAAGATCCATACTCAGACCCAGCACCAAAAAGGATACAGAAATACATTGTAAAGACACATTAATAAGGAAGCAGCACGTTTACCCCATAACTTATAACCTTATTCCTTGTTGCACACAGAATCCTGAACAACTTCTAGGTAAGATCATGGCATGATTTGCACAGCAAAATATAGACATTAAAATTGACTGTAatttaattttccttttctgccTGGCAAATAACAGTTCATTCAAGTCTACTACAAAGCCATCCATCAGCATTTCTATGTTGGCATAGAAATACAAAGTTTTGCAATATATTAATAGTATTTGTTACTTATAACAGggcaattatttaaaatatctctAGATTTAAACATGTATTCTACAGTATTAATGCTATTTATCTGCAATCTCTGCAGGAGCAGGATTCCCATGGTGAAGACTTTGACATTAATCAGTCTTTCTTTGACATGATGTCTGATATCCACATGTGGTGATTTCAACACATGATCATTTCACCTCAAAATCTGTTGATTTGCTGGAAAGTATTGTGTGGGGGATAATACCTTTTTACATGACAGGAATTAATAGGAATTCCATCTTTATACGGGACAGGAATCTGAAACCAAAGAAATATAGAAGTAGATAAAGGAAGGAACACAGAGTAACACAGATAGATATAGGGAAGCAGAAGTctaaaaaactaatttttctATTCACTGCTGCAACATTCAGGGACAGCCACAGATTTTAAAGTAAGTCCTACACATGCACAActgcaaaataaatttaaagtaattgtgttatatttactttttaaaattttttcacctatactgttTATTGTAGCACTCCAAGGTAAAATgagaatatatataatatatacatatatattttagtcTTTAGCACACAGAGTATTAGTTTAGCGTTGGATCCAAAACAAAGATCTAATCTCAAAGAGTGGTATTCATGGtatctttttgtctttgtattaGATGAcgtttttttgctgttggtGACACTGACAGCATGTGCTGCAAGTCCTCAAggtaaacaacatttttattttacaaagggAATACCAAATTGAAATGTAGgagtttgtctctttcttttccattttcacactCTGTATAATTTTCAGCTAACAGGTTTCTACAAAATTAGGATAACTAGTAACAAATCTAACATGTCAACAGAAAAGTGAACTACAgagtattttgttttaatatcgAACGTGGATGTTTGCAAGATTTCACAATGGAGTGTGAATTTGTTTAACTTGGAAATTTTTCTTGACTTTACAGCCAAACAGTGCTCATTCCCCTTTCAATCAGGAACTCATCACTCAATTTAAAGAGGAAATTACTACACATGAATTTGTGCAAAGCAAATAGGAACTGGACAAAACAATAAGCAAATCAAAATGCTAAGTGAAGAATCACAAAGGCTGCTATTAAACATAAATAGTGTCTCTCTTTATAAAGGATTCTTAGTTGACATCCTAGGAAGTTCTTTCACCCtcaaaagtttaatttttttgtgaaggATGGCATGTGGAGCAATGCccataaattagaaaaaaatattttctgcgCTCCAAATTTGCCATCACATGTGCAAAAATGAGGCACAAATATTACTATGCTATTGGTCAGAactgaatacattttaacaagGAATTATGTGTGACAATAGTCGGCGGTTCATATGGTACCACATGTTcttaatttgaaaaaagaaataacactgATGTGTATAATATAGTTAGTCAACTGTTAGCTTCAGCTAATGGTTATGTGATAATCTATGACAAAATATAGTTCTAACAATCCCCCCTCCTCTTACAGATCTGTCAGGTAAAATGTTCACCTTTCCGCAAGAAACCAACTCAGCTCATGTGATTCTGACACCAAAACCAATACAGGAATTGAGTGTTGTAACCGTCTGTCACAGGTAACACTAAATGTGCaaaatgcataaaataattCACTGTATCTCTGTCTGTGAAAAGTATATGAATAATAAAGTCTTTGCAATGCCGACAGGTCCTTTACAGACCTCAAACGAGAACACGCTCTTTTCTCTTTGGCCACACAAACTTATACCAATGCCTTCATGATTCAATGGGACGAAATAAAGAAGGAGATACAGCCCCATATCAGGGATCAAAAGACACAATATAGAGGGCAGGACTACAAACCAAACATGTGGCACTCCGTTTGTACCACATGGGACTCTTCATCTGGACTGGTGCAGGTGTGGTTTGATGGACAACCTTCTATTAGGAAATATATCACGTCTGAAGCAATCAGAGGATCCCCTGTGATTATCATAGGACAGGTACAGTTGTATTTATAAGTATCATAGTTAATGGTCTTGACTGTGTatagatttcaaaataaatgttgtacTATTAGCTTTTAGTTAGTGTCTCTCAAACCTCTGTAATCTACAGGAACAGGATACCCATGGTGGGGGGTTTGACCTGAAGCAGTGTTTCGTTGGCATGATGTCTGATGTCCACATGTGGGACTACACCCTCTCCCCATGTGAGATGCAGAAGTATGTGGATGATCTAAACTTCACTCCAGGGAATGTGCTCAACTGGAGTGCGATGGAGTTCCAGATTATAGACAAAGTGCTGATAGAAAATAAATTGACCTGtcactaaaatgtgaacaatgcCATCTATATATTAGAAAGGGAGAAATCTCATTGTCCGTGCTTTTATGTTCACTGTAAAGTACAAGTTACCAGTGTCAGTGTGTTAtgttaaataattgtttgtaaaaggaccttttctgatttatcTTAATACAACAATTACATAAAAAAGTTCAGATTCTGTTTCTGATTATTTTACCTGTCCATACTATGAAGAGATATCTTCTTAACATGACTATATGTGCTGTAGAAGATGGGGAAATATGGGGAAAGTGCAATAGTCAGTGGATTTCTTAGCTGTATTTTACATGTTACTATAGCAGCATGCAGAGATTCTTAGTTCATTGTGtataagtgtatatatatatatatatactttatatacatTAATGATGATCAGAAAGGTACGAATCAAATCACCATGTTCATGTTCCATCACTTCTCCAAGTTCTTTGAtatcataacacacacacttcaacatGGACTTTTGATTGTTCATGAGAGTCATTCTGTGCAGACAGATGCTGGCAGTATCTCATTCAGTAAAACTACTGataaaaaagtataataatGGTTCATGAATTGTCAATTCAAACATGACTTCATGCATGAAAAAGCatgaaatcattgtttttttgcgatcaaatgtttttatttaaacagccaaacagaagtgcaaaacattggtccagatgacaacatacatAAAAGTGCATTACATACACCAAACAAGGTACAGTccaccttttccacaatccttaCTTGTGACCAAATGTTTCACtctaaaacaaagagaggaaatactggaaggagggagacacaacaaaaacacaacagcaagaacgatGTCTGCatctcacaaacaagacacagaaacaaacacacaaagaaacaaaaaaacaagaggcATTGACAGGGAGACCGGCATAGGacaaacctacacacacacagacagaagagagaagGCCGTAGCACAAATCTACAGCATGAACTTCAAGGATCCACCAATGCTAAGAcaagtgtccaaagtctttcCTGGGGCTCCAATTATGCAAGCCATGGAAAGCTCCATATAtacaacatccaaaaaggaaagggtccatgtatGAAaagacaagtcatgaggtgaTTTCCAACGTGTTGCGATCATTCTCTTGGccgctgtaagtccagcaaaaacagcatgtttttgagttttagagagctggagagctgacagatcattcagaatcacaacactgacagtaacagatacagtatcattaatcagggcagatattttggatgcaatattgttccaaaACTGACCAACATGAGAGAAATCCCAAATCatgtgaatatacagtatataccttgagcttttagtgggcagaaagtgcacaaagggttgttaattatttttgtggtttgaggtagcttttctgtttctccaatAATGCCTCTGAAATGGCATCCATATCGGCACGTTgggtttttgttcttgtttgccattctgttGTAAATGACTCTATCAAGCACAAAGTGATAGAACATTGGATTTGGAACCATACAACACAACTTTTTGGCAAGGATGGGCCAGGAGCTATGCCTTAAGCTGCCATGTCTGTTGAGCCGACCACATGAATCAGCATGAAATCATTCATGTAGCAATTCATGAACTATCAATAATGTACAAGGATTAATAGTACCTCATGCATGACTTAATGCAGGAACAACACACTAATGCATAAATTAAGGTATTTCATCATCTGATTTCTTattcattgatgtttttt includes:
- the LOC116685149 gene encoding serum amyloid P-component, whose translation is MFTFPQETNSAHVILTPKPIQELSVVTVCHRSFTDLKREHALFSLATQTYTNAFMIQWDEIKKEIQPHIRDQKTQYRGQDYKPNMWHSVCTTWDSSSGLVQVWFDGQPSIRKYITSEAIRGSPVIIIGQEQDTHGGGFDLKQCFVGMMSDVHMWDYTLSPCEMQKYVDDLNFTPGNVLNWSAMEFQIIDKVLIENKLTCH